The following coding sequences lie in one Silene latifolia isolate original U9 population chromosome 5, ASM4854445v1, whole genome shotgun sequence genomic window:
- the LOC141655023 gene encoding uncharacterized protein LOC141655023, giving the protein MAIPTKKIMFLMITIAMVMVIALSSIHQLKRTTSNEQEIIEKNSTTLSSPPKRVSRFLLDSSTKNGRNNSKAADHCNKDNEVCNLAYGNNTTCCNNKCLDLMEDKHNCGACHNKCKFTQQCCGGECVDLSYDKRHCGSCMNKCQVGQYCIYGLCDYA; this is encoded by the coding sequence ATGGCCATACCGACGAAGAAAATCATGTTTTTGATGATCACTATAGCTATGGTAATGGTCATAGCCCTAAGTTCCATTCACCAACTTAAGAGAACTACCTCTAATGAGCAAGAAATCATCGAAAAGAACTCAACGACATTGTCGAGTCCTCCTAAGAGGGTGAGTCGATTTCTGCTCGACAGCAGTACTAAAAATGGGAGGAATAACTCAAAGGCTGCAGATCACTGCAACAAGGACAATGAGGTGTGTAACCTTGCATATGGCAATAACACAACATGTTGTAACAATAAGTGTCTGGATCTTATGGAAGATAAGCATAATTGTGGAGCTTGTCATAATAAGTGCAAGTTTACACAACAATGTTGTGGTGGTGAATGTGTGGATTTGAGCTATGATAAGAGGCATTGTGGAAGTTGCATGAATAAATGCCAAGTTGGTCAATATTGCATCTATGGGTTGTGTGATTATGCTTAA